GGCATTTCGCTGCCGCGTTTCGTCCGCGCGATGGTCCCGACGCTCGCGGTCGCGATCAGCACACAAAGCTCGCTCGCCAGCCTGCCCGCGATGCTCAAATCGTCCGAAGAACTCGGCGTCGATCCGAAGAAGGCCGACGTCGTGCTGCCGCTCGCCGTCGCCCTGTTCCGCTTCACCAGCCCGGCGATGAACCTCGCCGTCGTCGTTTATGTCGCCTGGCTGTTCGGCGTCGAGCTGACGCCTTGGGAGATGGCGGTCGGCCTGCTCGTCGCGATGGCAGCAGCGCTGTCGTCGGTCAGCCTGCCCGGATCGATCAGCTTCGTCACTTCGATCGCGCCGATCGCGGTGTCGATGGGCGTCCCCGTCGCACCGCTCGGCCTGCTCGTCGCGGTCGAGACATTCCCTGACATTTTCCGGACACTCGGCAATGTTATCGGCGACGTTGCCGCGACCAAATATGCCGCCGATGGTGTAGAAGACGACGGTCCCCCAGCAGGAGTCGCATCGTGAAGTATCGCAAGCTCGGCCATGGCCTCACCGTCTCCGCGATCGGGATTGGCTGCATGCCGATGATCAAGGGCGGCAACATCCTCTATGGCGAAGCCGCCGACCTCGATGAATCGACGCGCACGCTCCACCGCGCGATCGACCTTGGCGTGACCTTCTTCGACACCGCGCAAATCTATGGCCCGTTCAGCAACGAGGAATTGCTCGGCGAGGCGATCAAGGGCAAGCGCGACGGGCTCGTCATCGCGACCAAATTCGGTTTCAGGTTCGACGGCAACCAGATCGTCGGCGTCGACGGCTCGCCCGCCAACGCCCGCGCCGCATGCGAAGGCTCGCTCCAGCGGCTCGGTGTCGACACGATCGACCTCTTCTATCAGCACCGCGTCGACCCGTCGGTGCCGATCGAGGAAACCGTCGGGGGGATGATGGAGCTCGTGAAGGAGGGCAAGGTCCGCCACATCGCGCTGTCCGAAGCCGGCGCAGACACGATCCGCCGCGCCGCCAAGGCTGCGCCGATCACCGCGCTTCAGAGCGAATATTCGA
This DNA window, taken from Sphingopyxis sp. YR583, encodes the following:
- a CDS encoding aldo/keto reductase, with amino-acid sequence MKYRKLGHGLTVSAIGIGCMPMIKGGNILYGEAADLDESTRTLHRAIDLGVTFFDTAQIYGPFSNEELLGEAIKGKRDGLVIATKFGFRFDGNQIVGVDGSPANARAACEGSLQRLGVDTIDLFYQHRVDPSVPIEETVGGMMELVKEGKVRHIALSEAGADTIRRAAKAAPITALQSEYSIWERDVEDDILGACRHNGIGFVPYSPLGRGFLAGAVRSRDELPENDWRRNDPRYSEENFPANLAIVDAIGAVAERHGVSKAQVALGWLLAQGDDIVPIPGTKRRATMEDSVAAADVILTADDLAAIDAAAPKGGTSGPRYGEMGMRMVRL